A section of the Oscarella lobularis chromosome 15, ooOscLobu1.1, whole genome shotgun sequence genome encodes:
- the LOC136196409 gene encoding uncharacterized protein produces MLAKCLRGVLPEFEVNEQNYINRKSGRENKIGIAVVLRNKGDIIVLLVEKKSDTDPEHSGLVQLHRKFEILWEEHLVLANVMCGSFPCLALEVNPYRAVLHGFVMHNRRVLHSKLAVMTAEAEDDGILAFLRLLRGGVLALEKQWRDCYYNMPLILVPQFIPDSFTLGDGDGKETYGSLKYIRLFNKSASGVAFQCKMSTHAEQKFAIKFVFGHDGKYGEDVHKALASAHFAPRFLFKGKVPFAKFRPTWYVVMEAIPWRTLQSCLETGVALPGEAIIANLQRVINVLHKNGLVHGDLRPCNILVNGEGDVKIVDFDWSAKSLERCYPENLNGNIIWPTLPGAELIERHDQFFFASIKTQIRDKQRV; encoded by the exons ATGCTAGCTAAATGTCTTCGTGGCGTCTTGCCTGAGTTTGAAGTCAATGAGCAAAATTATATCAATCGAAAAAGCGGGCGGGAAAACAAGATTGGCATTGCGGTTGTCCTCAGAAATAAGGGCGATATTATTGTTCTCTtggttgaaaagaaaagcgataCAGATCCAGAGCACTCTGGATTGGTCCAACTACACAG GAAGTTTGAAATACTCTGGGAAGAACACTTGGTGTTGGCTAATGTGATGTGCGGAAGTTTCCCCTGTCTTGCTCTTGAAGTGAATCCTTACAGAGCCGTTTTGCATGGCTTTGTGATGCACAACCGACGTGTTCTGCACTCTAAGCTTGCAGTCATGACAGCAGAAGCGGAGGATGATGGTATTCTCGCGTTTCTGCGACTCCTTCGCGGAGGAGTTTTAGCACTTGAGAAACAATGGAGGGATTGCTATTACAATATGCCACTTATTTTAGTGCCTCAGTTCATTCCTGACAG CTTTACTCTAGGAGATGGGGATGGCAAAGAAACCTATGGAAGCTTAAAATATATTCGTCTTTTCAATAAGTCAGCGTCAGGCGTTGCCTTCCAGTGCAAAATGTCGACGCACGCGGAACAAAAATTCGCCATCAAATTTGTTTTTG GGCACGATGGCAAGTATGGTGAAGATGTTCACAAGGCGCTCGCCTCAGCCCACTTTGCCCCGCGATTCCTTTTCAAAGGTAAAGTGCCTTTTGCTAAGTTCCGTCCAACATGGTACGTCGTGATGGAAGCAATCCCGTGGAGAACTCTCCAGAGCTGTCTGGAAACAGGTGTTGCGCTTCCAGGAGAGGCTATCATCGCTAACCTCCAGCGCGTCATCAACGTTCTTCATAAAAATGGTCTCGTTCACGGAGACTTACGTCCGTGCAACATTCTTGTCAACGGCGAAGGAGACGTCAAGATCGTTGATTTCGATTGGTCTGCAAAGTCGTTGGAACGATGCTATCCAGAGAATCTGAATGGAAATATAATATGGCCCACTCTGCCAGGAGCGGAGCTAATCGAGCGTCACGACCAGTTCTTCTTTGCTTCCATTAAAACTCAAATTAGAGACAAACAGCGCGTGTAA